In a single window of the Massilia oculi genome:
- a CDS encoding alpha-E domain-containing protein, producing MTILDDAAAALMTLAGFAFDGMTRDLGWRFMSIGRRLERLQFQSVVLQRALAMNGGGNLEWLLELSDSIITYRARYRAQPEWLPVLDLLLLDETNPRSIVFQLNGILGTLGKIEQTHGPCGTHMLAPLKKELLALAPDTDLKQGNPLLGGLLDRIGRTSAALSEQISVQFFSYTDNGRQRNRST from the coding sequence ATGACGATCCTCGACGATGCCGCCGCCGCGCTGATGACGCTGGCCGGCTTCGCCTTCGATGGCATGACGCGCGATCTCGGCTGGCGTTTCATGTCGATCGGACGCCGCCTGGAGCGCCTGCAATTCCAGAGCGTGGTGCTGCAGCGCGCGCTCGCCATGAACGGGGGCGGCAACCTCGAATGGCTGCTGGAACTCTCCGACAGTATCATCACCTACCGGGCCCGCTACCGGGCCCAGCCCGAATGGCTGCCGGTGCTCGACCTGCTGCTGCTCGACGAGACCAATCCGCGCTCGATCGTCTTCCAGCTCAACGGCATCCTGGGCACGCTGGGCAAGATCGAGCAAACCCATGGTCCCTGCGGCACGCATATGCTGGCGCCCTTGAAAAAGGAACTGCTCGCGCTCGCCCCGGACACCGACCTGAAGCAGGGCAATCCCTTGCTCGGCGGCCTGCTGGACCGGATCGGGCGCACCAGTGCGGCCCTGTCCGAGCAGATCAGCGTGCAATTTTTCAGCTATACCGACAACGGCCGCCAAAGGAACCGCAGCACATGA
- a CDS encoding zinc-binding metallopeptidase family protein yields MKTFHCDKCSQQIFFENTLCFNCNSTLGYQPATRSVNSFEQTEDGLWRSLNRTDAGKVYKQCSNYVQHDVCNWMLPADDPHDLCASCQLTVVIPALTSEKNRILWARLEAAKRRLLFSLATLNLTPASKEAEPETGLAFQFLEDGMTDQCVMTGHANGVITLNIAEADPAERERTREQMHERYRTLLGHFRHESGHYYFDRLVAGSPWIDEYRALFGDERQDYGESLKRHYENGPVQDWAERFVSSYASSHPWEDWAETWAHYLHMIDTLETAHACGLQLKPRKADEPALDGITLPTRTDAFDDTLSDWFALTYVLNSLNRSIGMPDSYPFTLSPPVLEKLHFVHRVVRAQIKQAKAPVRPAATPAPATPGA; encoded by the coding sequence ATGAAAACCTTTCACTGCGACAAGTGCTCACAACAGATATTTTTTGAAAACACCCTCTGCTTCAACTGCAACAGCACGCTCGGCTACCAGCCGGCCACGCGCAGCGTCAACAGCTTCGAGCAGACCGAGGACGGCCTGTGGCGCAGCCTGAACCGCACCGACGCCGGCAAGGTCTACAAACAATGCAGCAATTATGTTCAGCACGATGTCTGCAACTGGATGCTGCCTGCGGATGACCCGCACGATTTGTGCGCCTCGTGCCAGCTGACCGTGGTCATCCCGGCGCTGACGTCCGAGAAAAACCGCATCCTGTGGGCGCGACTCGAAGCGGCCAAGCGCCGCCTGCTGTTTTCGCTGGCGACGCTGAACCTGACCCCGGCGTCGAAGGAAGCCGAGCCGGAGACCGGCCTCGCATTCCAGTTCCTGGAAGACGGCATGACTGACCAGTGCGTGATGACCGGCCATGCCAACGGCGTGATCACCCTGAACATTGCCGAAGCCGATCCGGCCGAGCGCGAACGCACGCGCGAGCAGATGCACGAGCGCTATCGCACGCTGCTGGGTCATTTTCGCCACGAAAGCGGCCATTACTATTTCGACCGCCTGGTGGCCGGCAGCCCGTGGATCGACGAGTACCGCGCCCTGTTCGGCGACGAGCGCCAGGATTACGGCGAGAGCCTGAAGCGTCACTATGAGAACGGGCCGGTGCAAGACTGGGCGGAGCGTTTCGTGAGCAGCTATGCCAGCTCGCATCCGTGGGAAGACTGGGCCGAGACCTGGGCCCACTACCTCCACATGATCGATACGCTGGAAACGGCGCACGCCTGCGGCCTGCAGCTCAAGCCGCGCAAGGCCGACGAGCCTGCGCTCGACGGCATCACCTTGCCGACCAGGACGGACGCGTTCGACGATACCCTGAGCGACTGGTTCGCGCTGACTTATGTGCTCAACAGCCTGAATCGCAGCATCGGGATGCCGGACTCCTATCCGTTCACGCTCAGCCCACCGGTACTGGAAAAGCTGCACTTCGTGCACCGGGTCGTGCGCGCCCAGATCAAGCAAGCGAAGGCGCCAGTCAGGCCGGCCGCGACGCCGGCGCCTGCCACGCCGGGCGCCTGA
- a CDS encoding glycosyltransferase family 4 protein, which produces MKILTFSTLFPNSEKPGHGIFVETRLRHLVASGQVEARVVAPAPWFPSQNPRFGQYARQARVPRREVRHGIQVEHPPYLVVPKIGMNVAPALLFQSAKGTIARMIDEGYDFDLIDAHYFYPDGVAAAMLARYFNKPFVITARGSDITLFPKFPLPRKMIHWAASRADGIITVANALRDEVIKLGIDPARVVSLRNGVDLQLFRPPERREETPFTLITVGHLVPVKAQELSIGALPMLPGVRLVIAGEGPNRGMLEHLVRELKLEDRVTFLGAVSQQELRVQYGKADAMVLSSSREGWANVLLESMACGTPVVASRVYGTPEVVAAPEAGVLMNERTSEGVAEGVKRLRANYPDRAAVRRYAEGFSWDDTTAGQLRLFRSILKQGESLALA; this is translated from the coding sequence ATGAAGATCCTGACGTTCAGCACGCTGTTCCCCAACAGCGAAAAGCCGGGCCACGGCATCTTTGTGGAAACCCGGCTGCGTCACCTGGTCGCCAGCGGCCAGGTCGAGGCGCGCGTGGTGGCGCCTGCGCCGTGGTTCCCCTCGCAGAATCCGCGCTTCGGCCAGTATGCGCGCCAGGCCAGGGTGCCGCGCCGCGAAGTACGCCACGGCATCCAGGTCGAGCATCCGCCCTACCTGGTGGTGCCGAAGATCGGCATGAACGTGGCGCCGGCGCTGCTGTTCCAGTCGGCCAAGGGCACGATCGCGCGCATGATCGACGAAGGCTACGATTTCGACCTGATCGATGCCCATTATTTTTATCCGGACGGCGTGGCGGCGGCCATGCTGGCGCGCTACTTCAACAAGCCCTTCGTGATCACGGCGCGCGGTTCGGACATCACGCTGTTCCCGAAATTCCCGCTGCCGCGCAAGATGATCCACTGGGCCGCCAGCCGCGCCGACGGCATCATCACGGTCGCCAATGCGCTGCGCGACGAGGTGATCAAGCTGGGCATCGATCCGGCGCGCGTCGTTTCTCTGCGCAATGGCGTCGACCTGCAGCTGTTCCGCCCGCCGGAGCGGCGCGAAGAAACACCGTTCACCCTGATCACGGTCGGCCACCTGGTGCCGGTCAAGGCCCAGGAATTGAGCATCGGCGCCTTGCCCATGTTGCCGGGCGTGCGCCTGGTGATCGCCGGCGAAGGCCCGAACCGGGGCATGCTCGAGCATCTCGTGCGCGAGCTGAAACTGGAAGACCGCGTCACCTTCCTGGGCGCCGTCTCGCAGCAGGAGTTGCGCGTCCAGTACGGCAAGGCCGATGCGATGGTGCTGTCGTCCAGCCGCGAAGGCTGGGCCAATGTGCTGCTCGAATCGATGGCCTGCGGCACCCCCGTGGTGGCCAGCCGCGTGTATGGCACGCCCGAAGTGGTGGCGGCGCCGGAGGCGGGTGTGCTGATGAACGAGCGTACCTCCGAGGGCGTGGCCGAAGGCGTCAAGCGCCTGCGCGCCAACTACCCCGACCGCGCCGCCGTGCGCCGTTATGCCGAAGGCTTCAGCTGGGACGACACCACCGCCGGCCAGCTGCGCCTGTTCCGCTCCATCCTCAAGCAGGGCGAATCGCTGGCCCTGGCGTAA
- a CDS encoding transglutaminase family protein, translating to MIAQSMFAQSITNPPAGAAACARYRVVHETRYTYSSPVTLSQQYLHLTPRSFPCQQTESHLIWLDPVVNDGRDGVDYFGNLTRHVALTVPHDSLLVHAESTVSLRARHTLAQIAGTLPWECVRDMMGKEKSAATLEACRYLYASPHVASFPELEAYARASYTPGRPQLDAALDLTYRIFDDFEFDAKATDISTPLDQVLRGRRGVCQDFAQLMIGCLRSIGLPARYVSGYILTHPPAGKPRLVGADASHAWVSVFCPALGWVDFDPTNRCLVQHEHITLGWGRDFSDVTPLRGIVLGAASRSSTSR from the coding sequence ATGATCGCGCAGTCCATGTTCGCGCAGTCCATCACCAATCCACCGGCAGGCGCCGCAGCCTGCGCGCGCTATCGCGTGGTGCACGAAACGCGCTACACCTACAGCAGCCCGGTCACCCTGTCGCAGCAATACCTGCACCTGACACCGCGCTCCTTCCCCTGCCAGCAGACCGAGTCGCACCTGATCTGGCTCGATCCGGTCGTCAACGACGGCAGGGACGGTGTCGACTACTTTGGCAACCTGACCCGCCACGTGGCGCTGACCGTGCCGCATGACAGCCTGCTGGTGCACGCCGAATCGACGGTCTCGCTGCGCGCGCGCCACACGCTGGCCCAGATCGCCGGGACCCTGCCGTGGGAATGCGTGCGCGACATGATGGGCAAGGAGAAAAGCGCCGCCACCCTGGAAGCCTGCCGCTATCTGTACGCCTCGCCGCACGTCGCCAGCTTCCCCGAGCTCGAAGCCTATGCCCGCGCCAGCTACACCCCGGGCCGGCCGCAGCTCGATGCGGCGCTGGACCTGACGTACAGGATCTTCGACGACTTCGAATTCGATGCCAAGGCGACCGATATCTCGACCCCGCTCGACCAGGTGCTGCGCGGCCGGCGCGGCGTGTGCCAGGACTTCGCCCAGCTGATGATCGGCTGCCTGCGCAGCATCGGCCTGCCGGCGCGCTACGTGAGCGGCTACATCCTGACCCACCCGCCCGCAGGCAAGCCGCGCCTGGTCGGCGCCGACGCTTCGCACGCCTGGGTGTCGGTGTTCTGCCCGGCATTGGGCTGGGTCGACTTCGATCCGACCAACCGCTGCCTGGTGCAGCATGAACACATCACGCTGGGCTGGGGGCGCGACTTCAGCGACGTGACCCCGCTGCGCGGCATCGTGCTCGGGGCGGCAAGCAGGAGCTCGACGTCCAGGTGA
- a CDS encoding TIGR04063 family PEP-CTERM/XrtA system glycosyltransferase, which translates to MRVLHVLDHSIPLHSGYTFRTRSILREQRALGWETFHVTGSKQNSGDMREETVDGLHFYRTPVVASALARLPVLNQKQVIDGLVRRLSEIIPQIKPDVLHAHSPSLNAIAALRAGKKFGIPVVYEVRAFWEDAAVDHGTSTEGGLRYRLTRALETHALKQADAVTTICEGLRRDIVARGIPADKITVIPNAVDIDKFAVGGVADQDLKTRLGLQGARLIGFIGSFYAYEGLDILLRAVPALTAERPDLRVLLVGGGPEDARLRQLAKDLDIVDKVVFTGRVPHEQVQMYYDLLDVLVYPRLSMRLTDLVTPLKPLEAMAQGRVLAASDVGGHKELIVDGKTGVLFKADDPQALAVKVGALIDAQADWPALRAAGRQFVESERNWKASVGRYKSIYGRLTGAAA; encoded by the coding sequence ATGCGTGTTCTCCACGTCCTGGATCATTCGATTCCGCTGCACAGCGGCTACACCTTCCGCACCCGATCGATCCTGCGCGAACAGCGCGCGCTGGGCTGGGAGACCTTCCACGTGACGGGCTCCAAGCAGAACTCGGGCGATATGCGCGAGGAAACGGTGGACGGCCTGCATTTCTACCGCACCCCGGTCGTCGCCAGCGCATTGGCCAGGCTGCCGGTGCTGAACCAGAAGCAGGTGATCGACGGCCTGGTGCGCCGCCTGTCCGAGATCATTCCGCAGATCAAGCCGGACGTGCTGCATGCCCACTCGCCGTCGCTCAATGCGATCGCGGCGCTCAGGGCCGGCAAGAAGTTCGGCATTCCCGTCGTGTATGAAGTACGCGCCTTCTGGGAGGACGCCGCAGTCGACCACGGCACGTCGACCGAGGGCGGCCTGCGCTACCGCCTGACCCGCGCGCTGGAAACCCATGCGCTCAAGCAGGCCGATGCCGTCACCACCATCTGCGAAGGCCTGCGCCGCGACATCGTGGCGCGCGGCATCCCGGCCGACAAGATCACGGTGATCCCGAACGCCGTCGACATCGACAAGTTCGCCGTCGGCGGCGTGGCCGACCAGGACCTCAAGACCAGGCTCGGCCTGCAAGGCGCGCGCCTGATCGGCTTCATCGGCTCGTTCTATGCCTACGAGGGCCTGGACATCCTGCTGCGCGCGGTGCCGGCCTTGACCGCCGAGCGGCCCGACCTGCGCGTGCTGCTGGTCGGCGGCGGCCCCGAGGATGCGCGCCTGCGCCAGCTGGCCAAGGACCTGGACATCGTCGACAAGGTGGTGTTCACGGGCCGCGTGCCGCACGAGCAGGTGCAGATGTATTACGACCTGCTGGACGTGCTGGTCTATCCGCGCCTGTCGATGCGCCTAACCGACCTGGTCACGCCGCTCAAGCCGCTCGAGGCGATGGCCCAGGGCCGGGTGCTGGCGGCGTCCGACGTGGGCGGCCACAAGGAGCTGATCGTCGACGGCAAGACCGGCGTGCTGTTCAAGGCCGACGATCCGCAGGCGCTGGCCGTCAAGGTCGGCGCCCTGATCGACGCCCAGGCCGACTGGCCGGCGCTGCGCGCGGCCGGCCGCCAGTTCGTGGAGAGCGAGCGCAACTGGAAAGCCAGCGTGGGCCGCTACAAGAGCATCTACGGCCGCCTGACCGGAGCCGCGGCCTGA
- a CDS encoding circularly permuted type 2 ATP-grasp protein codes for MPNFYDEMYSAAATARPHYDAFARWLALQSPQLIAQKRAEAELTFQRVGITFAVYGDNAGKERLIPFDIIPRVIDAAEWARLQAGLVQRVTALNRFLHDVYHDQDILKAGIIPPEQILNNAQYRPAMQGVKVPSNIYAHIAGVDIVRAGEGEFYVLEDNLRVPSGVSYMLENRKMMMRLFPALFASNRVAPVEHYPDLLLDNLRTVAPDGPLDPTVVVLTPGMHNSAYFEHAFLAQQMGVALVQGQDLYVSDDTVYMRTTRGPKQVDVIYRRIDDDYLDPRAFRPESTLGVPGLLDAVRAGRVGLANAIGTGVADDKSIYPYVPDMIEFYLGEKPILNNVPTYQCRKKEDLAYTLSRLPELVVKEVHGAGGYGMLVGPASTHAEIEAFRERLVANPDGYIAQPTLALSACPTYVESGIAPRHIDLRPFVLSGKTVSMVPGGLTRVALQEGSLVVNSSQGGGTKDTWILEN; via the coding sequence ATGCCGAACTTTTACGATGAAATGTATTCCGCTGCGGCAACAGCAAGGCCTCATTACGACGCGTTCGCGCGCTGGCTTGCGCTGCAGTCGCCGCAACTGATCGCGCAAAAGCGGGCCGAAGCCGAGCTGACCTTCCAGCGGGTAGGAATCACCTTCGCCGTCTACGGCGACAACGCCGGCAAGGAGCGGCTGATCCCATTCGACATCATCCCGCGCGTGATCGACGCCGCGGAATGGGCCAGGCTGCAGGCCGGCCTGGTGCAGCGGGTGACCGCGCTGAACCGCTTCCTGCACGATGTTTATCACGACCAGGATATCCTGAAGGCGGGCATCATCCCGCCCGAACAGATCCTGAACAATGCGCAATACCGGCCCGCCATGCAGGGCGTCAAGGTACCCTCGAATATCTATGCCCATATCGCCGGGGTCGACATCGTGCGCGCGGGCGAGGGCGAGTTCTACGTCCTGGAAGACAATCTGCGGGTGCCTTCCGGCGTGTCCTACATGCTGGAAAACCGCAAGATGATGATGCGGCTGTTCCCTGCGCTGTTCGCGAGCAACCGCGTGGCGCCGGTCGAGCATTATCCCGACCTGCTGCTCGACAACCTGCGCACCGTGGCGCCGGACGGGCCGCTCGACCCGACCGTGGTCGTGCTCACGCCCGGCATGCACAACTCGGCCTATTTCGAACACGCCTTCCTGGCCCAGCAGATGGGGGTGGCGCTGGTGCAGGGGCAAGACCTGTACGTCAGCGACGACACCGTCTATATGCGCACCACGCGCGGGCCGAAGCAGGTCGACGTCATCTATCGCCGCATCGACGACGACTACCTCGATCCACGCGCCTTCCGCCCCGAGTCCACCCTGGGCGTGCCGGGCCTGCTCGACGCGGTGCGAGCCGGGCGGGTCGGCCTGGCCAATGCCATCGGCACCGGGGTGGCCGACGACAAGTCGATCTATCCCTATGTGCCGGACATGATCGAATTCTACCTGGGCGAGAAGCCGATCCTGAACAACGTGCCGACCTACCAGTGCAGGAAGAAAGAAGATCTCGCGTACACCCTGTCCCGGCTGCCCGAGCTGGTGGTGAAGGAGGTGCACGGCGCCGGCGGCTACGGCATGCTGGTCGGGCCGGCCTCGACCCACGCCGAGATCGAGGCCTTCCGGGAGCGCCTGGTGGCGAACCCGGACGGCTATATCGCCCAGCCCACGCTGGCCTTGTCGGCTTGCCCGACCTATGTCGAATCGGGCATCGCGCCGCGCCACATCGACCTGCGTCCCTTCGTCCTGTCGGGCAAGACCGTCTCGATGGTGCCGGGCGGCCTGACCCGGGTGGCGCTGCAGGAAGGTTCGCTGGTGGTCAATTCGTCGCAGGGCGGCGGCACCAAGGACACCTGGATTTTGGAGAACTAG
- a CDS encoding alpha-E domain-containing protein, translated as MLSRTADHLFWMARYTERAENTARMLDVRVQYSLMPQSAQAEQQGWRSMLGVSELEAQFEAKYPALTQTNVIDFMVRDPDNPSSITSCLRASRENARAVRGSLTTEVWETENTTWLMLQQHLNKRTFEHDPAQFLEWVKYRSHLSRGVTLGTMLQDEAFNFIRLGTFLERADNTARILDVKFRFGAHDAVQAGTQAEFYQLAALLRSVSAFETYRKVYRDAITSKRVAELLILQEKMPRSLVACIGAVVDNLKDVRNAHSQDTERLAMELYAMLQSAPIGDILEEGLHAFLTRFLASVDALGNGISRDFLIPIEPAPSEQRQTLSQTQTLGGMTQTQTA; from the coding sequence ATGTTGAGCCGCACCGCAGACCATTTGTTCTGGATGGCCCGCTACACCGAGCGGGCCGAAAACACGGCCCGCATGCTCGATGTCCGGGTCCAGTATTCGCTGATGCCGCAGTCGGCGCAGGCCGAGCAGCAGGGCTGGCGCAGCATGCTGGGCGTGTCCGAGCTGGAGGCGCAGTTCGAGGCCAAGTACCCCGCGCTCACGCAAACGAACGTGATCGACTTCATGGTCCGCGATCCGGACAACCCGTCATCGATCACCAGCTGCCTGCGCGCGTCACGCGAGAACGCGCGCGCCGTGCGCGGCTCCCTGACCACCGAGGTATGGGAAACCGAGAACACGACCTGGCTGATGCTGCAGCAGCATCTCAACAAGCGCACTTTCGAGCACGATCCCGCCCAGTTCCTGGAATGGGTCAAGTACCGCTCGCACCTGTCGCGCGGCGTCACGCTCGGCACCATGCTCCAGGACGAGGCGTTCAACTTCATCCGCCTCGGCACCTTCCTGGAACGGGCCGACAACACGGCGCGCATCCTCGACGTCAAGTTCAGGTTCGGGGCCCATGACGCGGTCCAGGCCGGGACCCAGGCGGAGTTCTACCAGCTTGCGGCGCTGCTGCGCTCGGTGTCCGCCTTCGAGACCTACCGCAAGGTCTACCGGGACGCCATCACCTCGAAGCGGGTGGCCGAACTATTGATCCTGCAAGAGAAAATGCCGCGCTCGCTGGTGGCGTGCATCGGCGCGGTGGTGGACAACCTGAAGGACGTGCGTAACGCGCATTCGCAAGACACCGAGCGCCTGGCCATGGAACTGTACGCCATGCTGCAGTCGGCCCCGATCGGCGACATTCTCGAAGAAGGCTTGCACGCCTTCCTGACCCGCTTCCTGGCGTCGGTCGACGCGCTGGGCAATGGCATCAGCCGCGATTTCCTGATCCCGATCGAGCCGGCGCCTTCCGAACAGCGACAGACGCTCTCCCAGACGCAGACCCTGGGCGGGATGACGCAGACCCAGACGGCATGA
- a CDS encoding circularly permuted type 2 ATP-grasp protein: MPNQLLAHYLAAPDSFDEMLDAAKAPRAHWRALLDNLAHEAPAMMRQRQEMVQRQVRENGVSYNVAADAHGQQRQWDLNVLPLILPHEEWSGIEAAVIQRATLLNKILGDVYGKEEMLSEGLLPPALIHGHAGFLRPCHGMRHHDDVALHFYAVDLARAPDGRWWVVADRTQAPFGAGYALENRAIIAPTFPDLLRELKVQPLSRFFRTMHESLAHWGRLCAAGGDAPAALREGEAPLIVLLTPGPRTASYYEQAYLARYLGLPLVEGGDLTVRDGVVYLKTLAGLHRVHVIMRRVDDESCDPLELQSSLLGVAGLTQAAMRGNVLVANSLGSSLLESGALLGYLPALSKRLLGEPLKMPSVATWWCGEEAALETVIARLDRLVIKPSFSQLPQAAVFGQDLDGAARAAFIARLRANPSHYIAQELVRLSQAPVWKDGAAPGLQARAIGLRVFACATPNGYVVMPGGLTRVATGPDARVLTMQMGGASKDTWVQARARAEVHRLQQRSISGRDLVREDTNLSSRVAENLLWFGRHAERTDNICRLLRVALDFLFNVRFDQRGAEWPTVEALCIWFGLLDEGKRPATPGASQTGPIFTDAEIESALLTAVVSPAVPGLARQQQQLHRLAGQLHERFSVDNWRALNRMVQPAATGARPSQSGS; the protein is encoded by the coding sequence ATGCCGAATCAACTACTTGCCCATTACCTGGCCGCGCCGGACAGTTTCGACGAAATGCTCGACGCGGCCAAGGCGCCGCGCGCGCACTGGCGTGCGCTGCTGGACAACCTGGCGCACGAGGCGCCCGCCATGATGCGCCAGCGCCAGGAGATGGTGCAGCGCCAGGTGCGCGAAAACGGCGTGAGCTACAACGTGGCCGCCGACGCCCATGGCCAGCAACGGCAGTGGGACCTGAACGTGCTGCCGCTGATCCTGCCGCACGAGGAATGGAGCGGCATCGAGGCGGCCGTGATCCAGCGCGCCACCCTGCTCAACAAGATCCTGGGCGACGTCTACGGCAAGGAGGAGATGCTGAGCGAAGGCCTGCTGCCGCCTGCGCTGATCCATGGCCATGCCGGCTTCCTGCGGCCCTGCCACGGGATGCGCCATCACGACGACGTCGCCCTGCACTTCTACGCGGTCGACCTGGCGCGCGCCCCCGACGGCCGCTGGTGGGTCGTGGCCGACCGCACCCAGGCGCCGTTCGGCGCCGGCTATGCGCTCGAAAACCGCGCCATCATCGCCCCCACCTTCCCCGACCTGCTGCGCGAGCTCAAGGTGCAGCCCCTGTCCCGGTTCTTCCGCACCATGCACGAGAGCCTGGCGCACTGGGGCCGCCTGTGCGCCGCCGGCGGCGACGCGCCGGCGGCGCTGCGCGAGGGCGAAGCGCCGCTGATCGTGCTCCTGACGCCGGGCCCGCGCACCGCCAGCTACTACGAGCAGGCCTACCTGGCCCGCTATCTCGGCCTGCCGCTCGTCGAAGGCGGCGACCTGACGGTACGCGACGGCGTGGTCTACCTGAAGACCCTGGCCGGCCTGCACCGGGTGCACGTGATCATGCGCCGGGTCGACGACGAATCGTGCGACCCGCTCGAACTGCAAAGCTCATTGCTGGGCGTGGCCGGCCTGACCCAGGCCGCCATGCGCGGCAACGTGCTGGTCGCCAACAGCCTCGGCTCGAGCCTGCTCGAATCGGGCGCGCTGCTCGGCTACTTGCCGGCGCTGTCCAAGCGCCTGCTGGGCGAGCCCCTCAAGATGCCGTCGGTGGCCACCTGGTGGTGCGGCGAAGAGGCGGCGCTGGAAACCGTGATCGCCAGGCTCGACCGGCTGGTGATCAAGCCCAGTTTCTCGCAACTGCCCCAGGCGGCCGTGTTCGGCCAGGACCTGGACGGCGCCGCGCGCGCGGCCTTCATCGCCCGGCTGCGCGCCAATCCCAGTCATTACATCGCCCAGGAACTGGTGCGGCTGTCGCAGGCGCCGGTGTGGAAGGACGGCGCGGCCCCCGGCCTGCAGGCGCGCGCCATCGGCCTGCGGGTGTTTGCCTGCGCCACGCCGAACGGCTATGTGGTGATGCCGGGCGGCCTGACCCGGGTGGCCACCGGGCCCGATGCGCGGGTGCTGACGATGCAGATGGGCGGGGCCAGCAAGGACACCTGGGTCCAGGCGCGCGCCAGGGCCGAAGTGCACCGCCTGCAGCAGCGCAGCATCTCGGGCCGCGACCTGGTGCGCGAAGACACCAACCTGTCGAGCCGTGTGGCGGAAAACCTGCTGTGGTTCGGACGCCATGCGGAACGCACCGACAATATCTGCCGCCTGCTGCGGGTCGCGCTCGACTTCCTGTTCAACGTCCGTTTCGACCAGCGCGGCGCGGAATGGCCGACCGTCGAGGCCTTGTGCATCTGGTTCGGCTTGCTCGACGAAGGGAAAAGACCGGCCACGCCAGGCGCGAGTCAGACCGGCCCCATCTTTACCGATGCCGAGATCGAGTCGGCCCTGCTGACGGCGGTCGTCTCGCCCGCGGTCCCTGGCCTGGCGCGGCAGCAGCAGCAGTTGCACCGGCTTGCCGGGCAGCTGCACGAACGCTTCTCGGTCGACAACTGGCGGGCACTGAACCGGATGGTGCAGCCCGCCGCCACCGGCGCGCGGCCGTCGCAGTCGGGGTCATGA
- a CDS encoding HAD family hydrolase codes for MYKSDKKLLILDADGTTIDAFSAIEAAFAHHGLVIGDETRFQKRHKLLKYMGGLKEFPSIIRKNLRKNSRAQLIDTLTGIYRQEARLYDGIADLIRELIAAPDITVGIVTRNVTIEPLETLRQLFLRHDIDIAELDFLVHIPSRTPRPRSFAPRANSSASTRRGPSSAATSTRTSWRRSAPACTRSWSPTASNATTG; via the coding sequence ATGTACAAAAGCGACAAGAAGCTCTTGATCCTCGATGCGGACGGCACCACCATCGATGCCTTCTCCGCCATCGAAGCGGCATTCGCCCACCACGGCCTGGTGATCGGCGACGAGACCCGGTTCCAGAAGCGGCACAAGCTGCTCAAGTACATGGGCGGGCTGAAGGAATTCCCGTCGATCATCCGCAAGAACCTGCGCAAGAACAGCCGCGCCCAGCTGATCGACACCCTCACCGGCATCTACCGGCAGGAAGCCCGGCTCTACGACGGCATCGCCGACCTGATCCGCGAGCTGATCGCCGCGCCCGACATCACGGTCGGCATCGTCACGCGCAACGTCACGATCGAACCGCTGGAAACCCTGCGCCAGCTGTTCCTGCGCCACGACATCGACATCGCCGAACTCGACTTCCTGGTCCACATCCCCTCAAGGACACCAAGACCGCGCAGTTTCGCGCCACGCGCGAACAGTTCGGCGTCAACCCGGCGCGGGCCTTCATCTGCGGCGACGAGCACAAGGACTTCATGGCGGCGGTCAGCACCGGCATGCACCCGTTCATGGTCTCCTACGGCTTCGAATGCCACGACCGGCTGA
- a CDS encoding carboxymuconolactone decarboxylase family protein — MNRENWFQASPEGAKALGGVHHYVTKNTNLPSQLIHLVFLRVSQINGCAHCIDLHSRDLIKEGMSVDKLVLVPVWHEAAYLFSDQERAALAWAEEVTRVSETHASDEAYAAASKAFDSRDLVDLTIAIAAMNAFNRMGVSFRLKPAAKA, encoded by the coding sequence ATGAATCGCGAAAACTGGTTCCAGGCCTCGCCCGAAGGCGCCAAAGCCCTGGGCGGCGTCCATCACTACGTCACGAAGAACACCAATCTTCCTTCCCAACTGATCCACCTCGTCTTCCTGCGCGTCTCGCAGATCAACGGCTGCGCGCACTGCATCGACCTGCACTCGCGCGACCTGATCAAGGAAGGCATGTCGGTCGACAAGCTGGTGCTGGTCCCGGTCTGGCACGAAGCGGCCTACCTGTTCTCGGACCAGGAGCGGGCGGCGCTGGCCTGGGCCGAGGAAGTCACCCGGGTCAGCGAAACCCATGCCTCCGACGAAGCCTATGCAGCGGCCTCGAAAGCGTTCGATTCCAGGGACCTGGTCGACCTGACGATCGCCATCGCCGCCATGAACGCCTTCAATCGCATGGGCGTGAGCTTCCGCCTGAAGCCGGCCGCCAAAGCCTAG